A region from the Calditrichota bacterium genome encodes:
- a CDS encoding LD-carboxypeptidase: MKRKGVTRREFMGEVAALSAVGVASSHALGGEKHQRKPVIRPPRLRPGDTVGLVCPASAPFEPSAIREGKMAMEKLGFKVKIGRNVGKKYGYLGGTDQERATDVQEMFDDPQVKAIIALRGGYGCLRILNHLDYDHIRTHPKILLGYSDITILLLAVHQMTGLVTFHGPVALSTFSPYTVDLLQRVLMKDEPLGEIGEAPGALPLGVNGLSGRASGRLIGGNLTLVAASLGTPYEVDTDGRLLFLEEVGEEPYDIDRHLTHLLLAGKLDRAAGIALDRMQRCGPRDYQPAFPTTLSVEEVISDRLGHLGRPVVFGLSLGHAADKPTLPIGVMATLDAGKGRLSLDEPAVS; encoded by the coding sequence ATGAAGCGCAAAGGAGTAACCCGTAGGGAGTTCATGGGCGAGGTGGCGGCTTTGAGTGCCGTAGGGGTAGCAAGCTCACACGCGCTGGGCGGGGAAAAGCACCAACGCAAGCCCGTCATCAGGCCGCCGCGGCTGCGCCCTGGCGACACGGTGGGGCTGGTCTGTCCGGCCAGCGCACCGTTCGAGCCCTCAGCCATCCGCGAGGGGAAGATGGCTATGGAAAAGCTCGGGTTCAAAGTGAAGATCGGCAGGAACGTGGGCAAGAAGTACGGCTACCTGGGCGGCACCGACCAGGAGCGCGCCACCGACGTGCAGGAGATGTTCGACGACCCTCAGGTGAAGGCCATCATCGCCCTGCGTGGGGGCTATGGCTGCCTGCGCATCCTCAACCACCTGGACTATGACCACATCCGGACACACCCGAAGATCCTGCTCGGCTACAGCGACATCACCATCCTGCTCCTGGCCGTGCACCAGATGACCGGCCTGGTGACCTTCCATGGCCCTGTGGCGCTGTCGACATTTTCCCCGTACACAGTGGACCTGTTGCAGCGCGTGTTGATGAAGGATGAGCCGCTGGGAGAAATCGGCGAGGCGCCGGGAGCGCTCCCCCTTGGCGTGAACGGGCTATCTGGCCGCGCCAGTGGCCGTCTCATCGGCGGCAACCTAACTCTTGTCGCTGCATCGCTGGGTACACCCTATGAGGTGGACACCGACGGTCGTCTGCTCTTCCTCGAAGAGGTGGGCGAGGAGCCGTACGACATCGACCGCCACCTGACGCACTTGCTCCTTGCGGGCAAGTTGGACCGTGCCGCGGGCATTGCCCTCGACCGCATGCAGCGCTGCGGTCCCCGCGACTACCAGCCTGCCTTCCCCACGACCCTGAGTGTGGAGGAGGTGATAAGCGACCGGCTGGGGCACCTGGGCAGACCCGTAGTGTTTGGCCTGTCGCTGGGACATGCCGCCGACAAGCCGACGCTGCCCATTGGGGTCATGGCCACGTTGGACGCTGGCAAAGGACGGCTTTCCCTCGATGAACCAGCCGTGAGCTAA